Proteins encoded within one genomic window of Methanosarcina barkeri str. Wiesmoor:
- the purS gene encoding phosphoribosylformylglycinamidine synthase subunit PurS: MQYQATVRIEQKAGMLDPEGTTAKRALGQLGYQVSNVKTAKLYEIVLEAESVEIANQKVDEMCQKLIANPIIHNYTIDLKELN; encoded by the coding sequence ATGCAGTACCAGGCAACAGTTAGAATTGAACAGAAAGCAGGTATGCTTGACCCTGAAGGCACTACCGCAAAAAGGGCTCTCGGACAACTTGGCTACCAGGTAAGTAACGTAAAGACCGCAAAGCTGTATGAAATCGTACTTGAGGCCGAATCTGTCGAGATTGCAAACCAGAAAGTTGACGAGATGTGCCAGAAACTTATTGCAAACCCAATTATCCATAATTATACAATCGATCTCAAGGAACTTAACTGA
- a CDS encoding AI-2E family transporter, with product MKKAVKMALALLIIAVLTVLITYATLPYLNYIFGALILFIIFRPLYHFLIRRLKIRKQFAALLIIIISIFVVLVPLYFLLNTIIDEIEQLLVNQASILASIEAGGHFLTDSLLRLNIPINIFQAKIEEKAMELASQAVNYTSLFIVESIQNLSHQSIGLLIMYFLLYYLFTEEDSDFMRQVSVAVPFNEENTATLLDEFRKIVRTTLIASGAVALVQGGILTIVFVIFNIQGAFLWGFIAAILSFLPVVGAPFIWVPATIVQFFQKDYTAAIAILAAGIFISVIDNFLRPIIQKRVGEIHPFLSLLGVVIGVSLFGLLGIVIGPLLLSYFVLTVQMFSREYLSGKE from the coding sequence ATGAAAAAAGCTGTAAAGATGGCTCTGGCCCTTCTCATAATTGCTGTTCTGACTGTGCTTATTACTTATGCTACACTTCCTTATTTAAATTATATTTTTGGGGCTTTGATCCTTTTTATTATATTTCGTCCTTTATACCATTTTCTCATAAGAAGACTAAAGATTCGGAAGCAATTCGCAGCCTTACTTATAATAATAATTTCTATCTTTGTTGTACTAGTTCCTCTTTACTTTCTTTTGAATACAATCATCGACGAAATCGAACAGCTTTTAGTTAATCAGGCATCCATTCTCGCGTCTATTGAGGCTGGAGGTCACTTTTTAACTGATTCTCTCCTAAGGCTGAATATTCCTATAAATATATTCCAGGCCAAAATTGAAGAAAAAGCAATGGAACTTGCTTCACAGGCCGTTAATTACACAAGTCTATTCATTGTGGAGTCAATCCAGAATCTAAGCCATCAGTCCATCGGGCTATTGATAATGTACTTTCTGCTTTACTACCTCTTTACTGAAGAAGATTCAGATTTTATGCGCCAGGTCTCTGTTGCAGTTCCTTTCAATGAAGAAAATACAGCCACTCTTCTGGATGAATTCCGAAAAATTGTTCGGACGACTCTTATCGCCAGCGGGGCAGTTGCTCTTGTCCAGGGTGGAATTCTGACTATAGTATTTGTTATCTTTAATATCCAGGGAGCTTTCCTCTGGGGCTTCATCGCAGCAATTCTATCCTTTTTACCTGTTGTCGGAGCGCCTTTTATTTGGGTTCCTGCAACTATTGTCCAGTTTTTCCAGAAGGACTATACTGCAGCGATCGCTATACTTGCAGCTGGGATTTTTATAAGTGTTATTGACAATTTCCTCAGGCCAATTATCCAGAAAAGAGTTGGAGAAATCCATCCATTTCTGTCCCTGCTTGGGGTTGTTATAGGAGTATCCCTTTTCGGACTGTTAGGAATCGTTATAGGTCCCCTCTTGCTTTCCTACTTTGTTCTGACCGTACAGATGTTTTCCAGAGAATACCTTTCTGGAAAGGAGTAA
- a CDS encoding UPF0228 family protein — MIKQTQETKVGGLDVEFENGTTEPEVKAILENCNLNVHIPDYDVEDIVDKYYIKVEKYYIKVEKYYIKVENNENIVIRDKFKSAPDKKKKNYYIISLSEQAIENKSFLEMLDKNNLQIKKFVWYELHFGNESMNWIPERA; from the coding sequence ATGATAAAGCAAACTCAAGAAACTAAAGTAGGTGGCTTAGATGTCGAATTTGAAAATGGAACTACTGAACCGGAAGTTAAAGCCATTCTTGAAAATTGCAACTTGAATGTGCATATACCGGATTATGATGTGGAAGACATAGTAGATAAATACTACATAAAAGTAGAAAAATACTACATAAAAGTAGAAAAATACTACATAAAAGTAGAAAACAATGAAAATATCGTTATAAGAGATAAATTTAAATCTGCTCCTGATAAAAAAAAGAAAAACTATTACATAATTTCTTTATCCGAACAAGCTATTGAGAATAAAAGCTTTCTTGAAATGCTGGATAAAAATAATCTTCAGATTAAAAAATTCGTCTGGTATGAACTTCATTTTGGGAATGAATCTATGAATTGGATTCCAGAGAGGGCTTAA
- the dinB gene encoding DNA polymerase IV, producing MPISSSKINPPERRITFHADTDSFFASVEVRERPELKGLPVVVGSDPKGGSGRGVVSTCSYEARKYGIHSAMPISQAYKLCPDAVFLPVNMKLYAGVSTKIMELLKGFADRFQQVSVDEAYLVPGPEITNFEEAALYALSIKDKVKEQEGITCSVGIGPNKLIAKVASGFQKPDGLTVVSPEDVRKFLFPLPVSKIPGIGDKTAETLKSMGLNRVEELANFDVQLLSGKFGKMGFRMKQLANGLDFGEVREKESVKSISRHGTFAEDTSDPVKITGSLDLLAESVHSSLLKNKLLFKTVVLTVRFEDFSTYTRSKTISIWTSDIFVIKRTAMQLLSEFIGKQKLRLVGIEVTKLRERDENQTLITDF from the coding sequence ATGCCTATCTCCAGTTCGAAAATAAATCCTCCTGAAAGGCGAATTACCTTCCACGCAGATACGGACAGTTTCTTTGCATCAGTTGAGGTAAGGGAAAGGCCGGAACTGAAAGGGCTGCCTGTAGTTGTGGGCTCTGACCCGAAAGGAGGTTCAGGAAGGGGAGTTGTAAGCACTTGCTCGTACGAAGCGCGGAAATACGGTATTCACTCGGCAATGCCCATCTCACAGGCTTACAAACTCTGTCCTGATGCGGTTTTTTTGCCTGTAAACATGAAACTCTACGCGGGCGTTTCGACAAAAATAATGGAACTTTTGAAGGGATTTGCAGACAGGTTTCAGCAGGTCAGCGTGGATGAAGCCTATCTTGTACCAGGACCCGAAATCACGAATTTTGAAGAAGCTGCCCTTTATGCCCTCAGTATCAAGGATAAAGTAAAGGAACAGGAAGGAATTACCTGTTCAGTTGGAATCGGGCCAAACAAATTAATCGCAAAAGTCGCGTCTGGTTTCCAGAAGCCTGATGGGCTTACCGTCGTCAGTCCTGAAGATGTAAGGAAATTTCTATTTCCGCTGCCGGTTTCAAAAATTCCAGGAATAGGGGACAAAACGGCTGAGACGCTGAAATCAATGGGCTTAAACAGAGTAGAAGAACTTGCAAACTTTGATGTACAGTTGCTTTCTGGAAAGTTCGGTAAAATGGGGTTCCGCATGAAGCAACTGGCAAACGGGCTTGATTTTGGGGAGGTTCGGGAAAAAGAAAGTGTAAAATCAATTAGCAGGCATGGAACCTTTGCTGAAGACACCAGTGACCCTGTAAAAATCACCGGGTCTCTTGACCTGCTTGCTGAAAGTGTGCATAGTTCTCTCCTCAAAAACAAGCTTCTTTTCAAAACCGTAGTCCTCACCGTGCGTTTCGAGGATTTCTCTACTTATACACGCTCAAAAACTATCTCAATCTGGACTTCGGACATCTTTGTGATCAAAAGAACAGCCATGCAGCTTCTCTCCGAATTCATAGGAAAGCAAAAACTCAGGCTAGTAGGCATAGAAGTCACCAAACTTCGCGAAAGGGATGAAAATCAAACCCTGATAACAGACTTTTAA
- a CDS encoding nitrous oxide reductase family maturation protein NosD has protein sequence MKATVCNIKIGIKVVLFFFALFLALGSTTAATLTVSNSEEADYTSIQKAIDSASEGDTILVSSGTYIENLVITKSLILKSVSGIPEYTIIESSNPKDHVFNVTADSVNISGFTITGSSSPYAGISFYGCDNSTATDNKLLNNNEGIWLDSASGCRIHNNIANSNKDSGIFLYDSKDNIIENNTLNLNEFSGISLNNCSKNILKNNRATQNKIDGIFLVNSSSNLLLNNSVNSSEFSGITLSESNYNEMKNNSVYSNWNCGFSLVNSSNNILTGNDAEKNNFGVFLKNSTNNTVEGNEISENSEGVCLQSASGNKLYSNKINFNEWYGIDTCECKDNNTYSKNQIKNNYIGFYIDKSNDNITEDNLLEGNEKDIAKSRPTKPVLTLLIIGVTLIFVIIIVFVFLKHRNSK, from the coding sequence ATGAAGGCTACAGTATGTAACATAAAAATCGGTATTAAAGTTGTTCTATTCTTTTTTGCTCTGTTCCTGGCTTTAGGGTCTACTACCGCTGCTACCTTGACTGTAAGCAACAGCGAGGAAGCTGACTATACATCAATACAGAAGGCTATTGACTCTGCTTCCGAAGGGGATACTATCCTGGTTTCTTCAGGTACTTATATTGAAAATCTTGTTATCACAAAATCTTTAATCCTTAAATCGGTTTCCGGAATTCCTGAATATACCATTATTGAATCTTCCAACCCGAAAGATCATGTTTTTAATGTAACTGCAGATTCTGTAAATATAAGTGGTTTCACTATAACTGGTTCGAGTTCTCCATATGCCGGCATATCATTTTATGGCTGCGATAACTCGACAGCTACTGATAATAAACTCCTGAATAATAATGAAGGAATCTGGCTGGACTCGGCCAGCGGATGCAGAATTCACAACAATATTGCAAACTCTAATAAAGATTCAGGCATCTTTCTCTATGATTCAAAAGATAACATCATAGAAAATAATACCTTAAATTTAAATGAATTCTCTGGAATTAGTCTGAACAATTGTAGCAAAAATATTTTAAAAAACAACCGTGCAACTCAAAACAAAATTGACGGAATCTTTCTTGTAAATTCAAGTAGTAACCTTCTTCTCAATAACAGCGTAAATTCAAGTGAATTTTCAGGAATTACTCTCAGTGAGTCAAATTATAACGAAATGAAAAATAATTCTGTTTATTCGAATTGGAACTGCGGATTCTCACTTGTAAATTCTAGCAACAACATACTTACTGGCAATGATGCAGAAAAAAACAATTTTGGCGTCTTTCTGAAAAATTCAACCAATAATACCGTCGAAGGCAATGAAATATCAGAAAACTCCGAGGGAGTTTGCTTACAGAGTGCCTCTGGCAATAAACTCTACTCCAACAAGATAAATTTTAACGAATGGTATGGTATTGATACATGTGAATGCAAAGATAATAATACCTACAGTAAGAACCAGATCAAAAATAATTACATTGGGTTCTATATTGACAAATCCAATGATAATATAACAGAAGACAATTTACTGGAAGGCAATGAAAAAGACATTGCGAAATCTCGTCCTACTAAACCTGTACTAACGCTACTTATCATTGGTGTTACTCTTATCTTTGTTATTATCATTGTTTTTGTTTTTTTAAAGCATAGAAATTCAAAATGA
- the rnhB gene encoding ribonuclease HII, producing the protein MMIAGIDEAGKGPVIGPMCIGGVKIEESRAHILKVLGVADSKKLTPKKREQLAAQIKKHADGFFVLEVSPSQIDELRKIMTMNEIMVVCFSKVLEQLKPDLLYADAADVNAERFATNIRKQYSKTNPDHAKEIEIISMHQADATYPVVSAASIIAKVRRDELIEELKKEWGLDFGSGYPSDPKTKEFLLNWGKEHSGEFPEIVRQSWQTVENIREELKKTGNKN; encoded by the coding sequence ATGATGATCGCAGGAATTGATGAAGCCGGAAAAGGCCCTGTAATCGGGCCCATGTGCATAGGAGGCGTAAAAATTGAGGAATCCAGAGCGCATATCCTCAAAGTGCTAGGGGTTGCGGATTCCAAGAAACTGACGCCAAAAAAGCGGGAGCAACTTGCAGCCCAAATTAAAAAACACGCAGACGGCTTTTTTGTTCTTGAGGTCAGCCCTTCCCAAATTGACGAGCTCCGCAAGATCATGACAATGAATGAGATAATGGTGGTCTGTTTTTCAAAAGTGCTCGAACAGTTAAAGCCTGACCTCTTATATGCCGATGCTGCTGATGTCAATGCAGAACGTTTTGCAACCAACATCCGCAAGCAATATTCAAAAACCAACCCTGACCATGCAAAAGAAATAGAGATTATTTCCATGCATCAGGCCGATGCTACTTATCCTGTTGTATCGGCAGCCTCAATTATTGCGAAGGTGCGCAGGGATGAGCTTATCGAGGAGCTTAAGAAAGAATGGGGCCTCGACTTTGGAAGCGGTTACCCTTCAGACCCAAAAACAAAAGAATTCCTGTTGAACTGGGGAAAAGAGCACTCAGGAGAGTTCCCTGAAATTGTCAGGCAGTCCTGGCAGACTGTAGAAAATATCAGGGAAGAACTGAAAAAAACTGGAAATAAAAACTGA
- the purQ gene encoding phosphoribosylformylglycinamidine synthase I translates to MKIAILQFGGTNCDQDVLHVLKDVVGVDAETVWYKQEDLTGFDGVVVPGGFSYGDYLRAGAIAARTPIMNSVKKLAAEGKPVLGICNGFQILTEARVLEGALTTNEYPKFRCHWTNLRVETVDTPFTSKFRKGEVIRMPIAHMEGQFYAEEKTLAELDENEQVVFRYVDENGKVTDEANPNGSLENIAGIVNTSRNIFGLMPHPERASESILGSDDGLRVFESMVDYITENF, encoded by the coding sequence ATGAAAATTGCCATACTTCAGTTCGGAGGCACAAACTGCGACCAGGACGTCCTGCATGTCCTTAAAGACGTTGTGGGTGTGGACGCCGAGACTGTCTGGTACAAACAGGAAGATCTGACAGGTTTTGACGGAGTCGTCGTTCCCGGAGGCTTCTCCTACGGAGACTATCTCAGGGCAGGAGCAATTGCAGCCCGCACTCCAATAATGAACTCAGTAAAAAAACTCGCAGCCGAAGGTAAGCCGGTACTTGGAATCTGCAATGGCTTCCAGATTCTTACCGAAGCCCGGGTGCTTGAGGGTGCTCTGACAACTAACGAGTACCCGAAATTCCGATGCCACTGGACGAACCTCAGGGTAGAGACCGTTGATACACCTTTCACCTCGAAGTTCAGGAAAGGAGAGGTTATCAGAATGCCCATTGCCCATATGGAAGGTCAGTTCTATGCCGAAGAGAAAACCCTGGCCGAGCTTGATGAAAATGAGCAGGTTGTCTTCCGCTATGTGGATGAAAACGGAAAAGTAACGGATGAAGCTAATCCTAATGGTTCTCTAGAAAATATCGCAGGAATTGTAAACACTTCGAGGAATATCTTCGGTCTCATGCCCCATCCAGAAAGAGCCTCCGAGTCAATTCTGGGCTCAGACGATGGCCTGCGGGTTTTTGAGTCTATGGTGGATTATATTACTGAGAACTTCTGA
- a CDS encoding winged helix-turn-helix domain-containing protein produces MENNLLNLIFLSEKRKNVLLLLLEGPKDIETIKKALNASATSVQPQVKKLKEQHLVVQEKNLYKLSEIGRVVVEKMKPLVDTLAILKENTNYWTEREVNEIPPFLLRRINELGHCTIIEPQVDYMFEMIPEYVQNVRTAKELKVAISYFHPLFPSFYLEIAEKGIPISLVLHEAILKRWIEDYREQTEQYLKKENAKLFVCKDCERIPAIVVADNFMAMALFPKSTVFDRKYMICFETGARAWGKELYDYYEQRSKQIKNIDN; encoded by the coding sequence ATGGAAAACAATCTACTCAATCTGATTTTTCTCTCTGAAAAAAGAAAGAATGTACTACTTCTTCTGCTTGAAGGGCCAAAGGATATTGAAACAATTAAAAAAGCCCTTAATGCCAGTGCAACCTCAGTCCAGCCCCAGGTAAAAAAGCTCAAAGAGCAGCACCTGGTAGTCCAGGAAAAAAACCTCTATAAACTGAGCGAGATAGGCAGAGTTGTGGTTGAGAAGATGAAGCCTCTTGTGGACACGCTTGCCATTCTCAAAGAGAACACAAATTACTGGACAGAAAGGGAAGTGAACGAGATTCCGCCTTTTCTCCTGCGAAGAATTAACGAGCTTGGGCACTGCACTATAATCGAACCTCAAGTAGACTATATGTTTGAGATGATACCGGAATACGTCCAAAATGTCCGGACGGCAAAAGAGCTAAAGGTTGCAATTTCATATTTCCACCCACTTTTCCCTTCTTTTTACCTGGAAATTGCCGAAAAAGGAATCCCCATATCGCTGGTACTTCACGAGGCCATCCTGAAAAGATGGATTGAAGATTACAGAGAACAGACTGAACAATACCTTAAAAAGGAAAACGCTAAGCTTTTTGTCTGCAAGGATTGTGAAAGGATACCTGCTATTGTAGTAGCGGATAATTTCATGGCAATGGCTCTTTTCCCGAAAAGCACGGTCTTTGACCGAAAATATATGATCTGTTTTGAGACAGGAGCTCGGGCCTGGGGAAAAGAGCTATACGACTACTATGAGCAGCGCTCCAAACAAATTAAGAATATAGACAATTAA
- a CDS encoding nitrous oxide reductase family maturation protein NosD encodes MKRKSIQNICIIFLLVLGATATQVSAAVLTVGVKGGENYTSIQEAVNNSQNGDTIVVSPGIYIENVNVNKEIAIISKTDVSGDRLNRTYVIGAVPTNDVFSINSNNVKITGFHIMGGPSGINAYQEVGLYLEGVQNCSLSNNTLMLNDVGIGLNNSQGNFLDNNRIGLGSTGIILSRSNENKLSNNLVETNDEGILLDNSTNNTLMNNTAESNDIGVLLATSKTNTLGYNSISRNSYGIVLEDMAESNTLTNNSLYMNGLGMYLRGSTGNMISLNKFFNFINAVDEGTNSWNSSSAGNKWKDYNGTDADGNGIGDTPYVVNQTTGSIDYMPLANNVSSGNQ; translated from the coding sequence ATGAAAAGAAAATCAATCCAAAACATCTGCATAATCTTTCTTCTTGTGCTGGGTGCAACAGCTACTCAGGTAAGTGCTGCGGTTCTTACCGTAGGCGTTAAAGGGGGAGAAAATTATACTTCGATTCAAGAAGCTGTCAATAATTCACAGAACGGGGATACAATTGTTGTAAGCCCTGGTATATACATAGAAAATGTAAACGTGAATAAAGAAATTGCAATTATCTCGAAAACTGATGTTTCGGGCGACAGGCTGAACCGTACCTATGTAATAGGCGCAGTTCCGACAAATGACGTCTTCAGTATTAACTCAAATAACGTGAAAATAACCGGTTTCCATATTATGGGAGGTCCTTCAGGAATTAATGCTTATCAGGAAGTCGGGCTTTACCTTGAAGGTGTGCAAAACTGCTCCTTAAGTAACAATACCCTGATGTTGAATGATGTTGGCATTGGCCTCAACAATTCTCAAGGCAATTTCCTTGACAACAATCGGATAGGTCTTGGATCTACAGGAATCATTCTTTCTAGATCAAACGAAAACAAGTTGTCAAACAACCTGGTAGAGACAAATGACGAGGGAATCCTTCTGGATAATTCTACTAACAATACTCTCATGAATAACACTGCAGAATCAAATGATATAGGAGTCCTCCTTGCTACTTCAAAAACTAACACGCTTGGATACAACTCCATTTCAAGAAACAGTTATGGAATAGTCCTTGAAGATATGGCAGAATCTAATACTTTGACTAATAACAGCCTGTACATGAATGGTCTTGGAATGTACCTTAGAGGGTCCACCGGAAATATGATTTCTCTCAATAAATTCTTCAACTTCATCAATGCCGTAGATGAAGGAACAAATTCCTGGAACAGCAGTTCAGCAGGCAATAAGTGGAAAGATTATAATGGAACAGATGCTGACGGAAACGGTATAGGAGACACTCCTTATGTTGTTAACCAGACAACCGGAAGCATAGATTACATGCCTCTGGCAAATAACGTTTCTTCAGGTAATCAATGA
- a CDS encoding IS5-like element ISMba15 family transposase, translating into MIITKPPLIPLNEDFKWQLLSEILNVFDLRFCKQTLTRRGIVPLHRSVPTIKIVLLSMFFSCEISYAIKELKERESLRNFLKISLVPTEKEVYGILSKYEPQEFTAFVFEILNDLCPKRKNGSRDIIIDSTDINLNLNWHAKKITKESLKNKEYKWGHSTHRGFFIGMKLTLALDSQTLKPLAFLINEANVAEPKIYPEILKELKRKRIIKAGDVIYADREYYSYENYVISVRNFKVVPLIFPRKNCNFKKLFNMFRYPLKIFDLRRNTEKEIKFYKEIIAKFKELISKWKELRSVRSIIEDVFKIVKKAYSMENLHRYTRSSVQKYCSLAVLLVGVTVNYGINERKELQAFSE; encoded by the coding sequence GTGATTATTACGAAACCTCCACTTATACCACTAAATGAAGATTTCAAATGGCAATTGTTGTCCGAAATATTAAATGTTTTTGATTTGAGATTCTGTAAGCAAACTCTTACAAGGAGGGGCATTGTGCCCCTCCACAGATCAGTACCTACTATAAAAATTGTTCTTCTAAGCATGTTTTTTTCTTGTGAAATCTCTTATGCTATAAAGGAATTAAAAGAAAGAGAAAGCTTGAGAAACTTTTTAAAAATCAGTTTAGTACCAACTGAAAAGGAAGTTTATGGCATTCTTAGTAAGTATGAACCCCAAGAGTTTACTGCTTTTGTTTTTGAAATATTGAATGATTTATGCCCTAAGAGAAAAAATGGATCAAGAGACATTATTATTGATAGTACTGACATAAACCTTAACCTGAACTGGCACGCTAAAAAGATTACCAAAGAAAGCCTAAAAAACAAAGAATACAAGTGGGGCCATTCAACCCATAGAGGTTTCTTCATTGGTATGAAACTTACTCTTGCACTTGATTCTCAAACATTAAAACCTTTAGCGTTTCTGATTAATGAAGCAAATGTAGCAGAACCTAAAATTTATCCTGAAATACTTAAAGAACTTAAAAGAAAGAGAATAATAAAAGCAGGTGACGTTATCTATGCTGATAGAGAGTACTATTCCTATGAAAACTACGTTATATCTGTAAGAAATTTTAAGGTAGTACCTTTAATTTTTCCAAGGAAAAACTGTAATTTTAAGAAACTTTTCAATATGTTTAGATATCCTCTGAAAATATTTGATTTAAGAAGAAATACTGAAAAAGAAATTAAATTCTACAAAGAAATAATTGCAAAGTTTAAAGAGTTAATAAGCAAATGGAAAGAACTCAGATCTGTAAGGTCAATCATAGAAGATGTATTCAAAATAGTGAAGAAAGCATACTCTATGGAGAATTTACACAGATATACAAGGAGTTCTGTCCAAAAGTACTGTTCTTTAGCTGTACTTTTAGTAGGGGTAACTGTAAATTACGGTATTAATGAAAGGAAGGAATTGCAAGCCTTCTCTGAATGA
- a CDS encoding serine protease yields the protein MENIQKLKEMPVNELLQELRARESKARETTPTGLAEPSESLQEFDDATMTKVLKEKQKVIYGVDDRVDVCNLPFGPDRNDADSVVALFRASKVTDNGDGTSSLQINNFGTAKNLCPGERFRNQPTGAFCSGFLVAPDIIATAGHCVNTGNVTNICFVFGFRMRDTDNAETAINNTEIYRGAELIGRQEIGNGPDWALVRIDRPVNNHNVVRIRRNGKINETQALHVIGHPSGLPTKFAGGASVRDNQPDAFFIANLDTYGGNSGSPVFNSKTHEVEGILVRGDTDFVRQGTCNVSLVCPSTGCRGEDCTRTTEFQQLIPEPSFLREQPIPR from the coding sequence ATGGAAAATATTCAGAAATTGAAAGAAATGCCTGTTAATGAACTGTTGCAGGAGTTAAGAGCCCGTGAATCAAAGGCCAGAGAAACTACTCCTACAGGACTGGCAGAGCCGAGTGAAAGTCTTCAGGAATTTGACGACGCAACTATGACAAAAGTTCTTAAAGAAAAACAGAAAGTAATTTATGGCGTTGATGACCGGGTGGACGTATGCAATCTTCCATTTGGGCCGGATAGGAATGACGCGGACAGTGTAGTCGCCCTTTTCCGAGCTTCAAAAGTGACTGACAATGGGGACGGTACCTCTTCGCTACAAATCAATAATTTTGGGACAGCTAAAAACCTGTGCCCTGGAGAGCGCTTCAGGAACCAGCCAACTGGAGCTTTCTGTTCCGGGTTTCTCGTTGCACCGGACATTATCGCCACGGCAGGACACTGTGTGAATACTGGCAACGTAACAAATATTTGTTTCGTTTTTGGATTCAGGATGCGCGATACAGATAATGCGGAAACTGCCATTAACAATACTGAAATCTACCGTGGTGCAGAGCTCATAGGTCGGCAGGAGATAGGAAATGGACCGGATTGGGCACTTGTACGCATCGACCGACCAGTGAATAATCACAATGTTGTCCGGATTAGGCGGAATGGAAAAATAAATGAGACTCAAGCCTTGCATGTGATAGGGCATCCTAGCGGCTTGCCTACAAAATTTGCGGGTGGAGCCTCAGTTCGCGATAACCAGCCAGATGCATTTTTTATAGCAAATCTGGATACTTATGGAGGCAACTCAGGATCACCGGTTTTTAACAGCAAGACTCACGAGGTTGAAGGCATTCTTGTTCGGGGTGACACCGATTTCGTCAGGCAGGGCACCTGCAATGTGTCCCTTGTATGTCCAAGTACCGGATGCCGAGGGGAGGACTGTACACGGACTACTGAATTTCAGCAGCTTATTCCTGAACCTTCATTCCTCCGTGAACAACCAATACCGCGTTAA